From Paenibacillus sp. V4I7, one genomic window encodes:
- a CDS encoding collagen-like protein: MFGLPGFPGQPGSPGQPGFPGQPGFPGQPGFPGQPGFPGQPGFPGQPGFPGQPGFPGQPGFPGQPGFPGQPGFPPQGGGQQPPTSAPPAYTPQKPFKAAGASAYAVDPGGISRCLFNFTYVWLSNGQQFWYYPIFVGRNSIAGFRWTGFSWMYFGIDLRFIDSFTC; encoded by the coding sequence TTGTTCGGACTTCCGGGTTTCCCTGGGCAACCCGGAAGTCCGGGGCAACCTGGCTTTCCTGGGCAACCCGGCTTTCCTGGGCAACCCGGCTTCCCTGGGCAACCCGGCTTTCCCGGGCAGCCTGGCTTTCCTGGGCAACCCGGCTTCCCTGGGCAACCTGGCTTCCCTGGGCAACCCGGCTTCCCTGGGCAGCCTGGCTTCCCTGGGCAGCCTGGCTTCCCACCGCAAGGAGGCGGACAGCAACCTCCCACATCCGCACCGCCAGCTTATACACCGCAAAAGCCGTTTAAAGCGGCAGGTGCCTCTGCTTATGCCGTAGATCCGGGTGGTATTTCCCGCTGCTTGTTTAATTTCACCTATGTCTGGCTCAGCAACGGTCAACAGTTCTGGTATTACCCTATTTTTGTAGGACGCAATTCGATCGCAGGCTTCCGTTGGACTGGGTTCTCTTGGATGTATTTCGGTATCGATTTGCGCTTCATTGACTCATTTACTTGTTAG